A region of Beijerinckia sp. 28-YEA-48 DNA encodes the following proteins:
- a CDS encoding AMP-binding protein — protein MIIGSTIANHAAQRPSGLAVVCDATEITWSQLLKQRDQLAHRIDAAVPRGQSVALQLRNCPGFIPLFLATIATGREAQILDPDWPAPMGQSIVDRARPDLLISGQRLIHPHLMHVPSDHPNVDDLMAAFSKTDDVLASPRDVSDLAPFYVGFTSGSTGLPKGYRRHHRSWLESFAVEQEEFGVTADDVLLAPGTMTHSLFLYAAAHAVHVGATLLMSRAFRPDRAIRQGQDHGATILYGVPSQLRLMAESALASGVQLGLRVILSSGAKLGADDHALLRQAFPQAEIAEFYGASELSFIAVRKQSEGAPETSVGRAFSSVTLSIRDGDGKALAAGETGLVYVASPMVFMSYAPQGETLLRRHGDAISVGDVGFLDTKGFLHLVGRADRMIISSGKNISPEGVEAVLARHPDVTAAAVLGEPDAVRGLRLVAIVKTDAPVSASALIAHCRESLPLTMIPRHVYQTADWPMTRSGKTDFAELKRRLDSGVLERLP, from the coding sequence GGTCGTCTGTGATGCGACGGAGATCACTTGGTCGCAACTTCTAAAGCAACGCGATCAATTGGCGCATCGCATCGATGCGGCTGTGCCGCGCGGACAATCCGTCGCCCTTCAACTGCGGAATTGCCCCGGCTTCATACCGTTGTTTCTGGCCACCATCGCCACCGGCCGCGAGGCGCAGATTCTGGATCCGGACTGGCCCGCCCCCATGGGCCAGTCGATCGTCGATCGGGCGCGTCCCGATCTCTTGATCAGCGGCCAACGCCTGATCCATCCGCATCTTATGCACGTGCCCTCGGACCATCCGAACGTCGATGATCTGATGGCTGCCTTTTCCAAGACCGACGATGTCCTGGCGTCGCCACGCGATGTCAGCGATCTCGCCCCCTTCTATGTCGGCTTCACCTCCGGCTCGACCGGCCTGCCGAAAGGCTATCGCCGCCATCATCGCTCCTGGCTCGAAAGTTTCGCCGTCGAACAGGAAGAGTTTGGCGTCACCGCCGATGATGTCCTGCTGGCGCCAGGCACGATGACCCATTCGCTGTTTCTCTATGCGGCCGCCCATGCGGTGCATGTCGGCGCAACACTGTTGATGTCCCGTGCCTTTCGGCCAGACCGCGCCATCCGCCAGGGCCAGGACCATGGCGCGACGATCCTCTATGGTGTGCCCTCGCAGCTTCGTCTGATGGCGGAAAGCGCCTTGGCATCGGGTGTGCAACTGGGGCTGCGCGTGATTCTCTCGTCGGGCGCCAAGCTCGGTGCTGATGATCACGCCCTGCTGCGCCAGGCTTTTCCGCAGGCCGAGATTGCTGAATTCTACGGCGCGTCCGAGTTGAGCTTCATCGCCGTGCGCAAGCAAAGCGAAGGCGCGCCGGAAACCTCCGTTGGCCGCGCTTTTAGCTCCGTTACGCTCAGCATTCGCGATGGCGATGGAAAGGCGCTTGCCGCCGGCGAGACCGGGCTTGTTTACGTCGCCAGCCCGATGGTTTTTATGAGCTATGCGCCGCAGGGCGAAACGCTCCTGCGGCGCCATGGCGACGCCATCTCCGTCGGTGATGTCGGTTTTCTCGACACCAAGGGTTTTCTGCATCTGGTTGGCCGCGCCGACCGGATGATCATCTCGTCGGGCAAGAACATCAGTCCCGAAGGCGTTGAAGCCGTGCTGGCGCGCCATCCCGATGTAACTGCCGCCGCCGTTCTGGGTGAGCCTGATGCGGTGCGCGGCTTGCGGCTCGTGGCCATCGTCAAGACGGACGCCCCCGTTTCGGCTAGCGCTCTGATCGCCCATTGCCGGGAGAGCCTGCCTCTGACCATGATCCCGCGCCACGTCTATCAAACCGCGGATTGGCCGATGACCCGTTCCGGGAAAACAGATTTCGCCGAGTTGAAGCGCCGGCTCGACAGTGGCGTTTTGGAGCGGCTGCCGTGA